A stretch of Leishmania braziliensis MHOM/BR/75/M2904 complete genome, chromosome 11 DNA encodes these proteins:
- a CDS encoding putative DNA ligase gives MLHSCRRLARTLPFMPMALSSLNLLEHRLQATGLGGTTSTPAAPKSLAAPSLSSDNSESEKMRQLKWFSSSVDAPFFISPKHDGVRLISYVPPTTATTPPLSSSQHASNKKRTKRGATTGKSPPLTTCYSRYGRPIYGLFWIEEELRLLRALCGDASLIIDGELYLHRTDMEASQAGQQGQPKAPDSRRKKPARTGLPSSNADGARPLPTRADTFHSGFLAVSALVHRFRGSASQCTSKEGVLQYVPSLPRLCVFDVPSYSPCANPLAPLTRTLPTAISAVSRLHSSTKASVTDGGGSQRVLAEIQRVRSDVISALRLNDVEQLRIVPNLTLFSHRLRTMHYLFELLSRAMESPVLLQHFCPTAASLCNARKTRAAGDWRTPTAIAAQMQPLHSGIAPYHGGHFVSRIPYQLVASLEDTTQRVLPVYLNAGYEGAVIRAPVNTYEFKEKTKGTLAALVAPLLRATETTKTRRSLHLRGKNAGGREVSGRSARNRAALLLSLNTGTARGAATPLMVRAYRGNVPCCEPAQPASPADAGLTDAELDVLDVVAMGRRAILQSAKLTWRSMTAVKVLTYHDREYPILRPLLKEPSTNPRTRELVSIPRARARALGYLIKPNADVAVSSGDRETTLTPATPQRERKNTMRNDTTTDTGAAVCFYGLQCLAENGLVFNVSLPKLTLAQQRTLLQHLLSAGRDVMRNRSPSASPTKTRNNNKKLNVKGPYEEAASLRPSKMVSLTGLYATVKFSTLTEHGLPRFGSVKAIRGGKGWFM, from the coding sequence ATGCTGCACTCATGTCGCCGGCTGGCGCGCACCCTTCCATTTATGCCGATGGCCCTCAGTTCCCTCAACCTACTGGAGCATCGCCTGCAGGCAACTGGGCTGGGTGGGACCACCAGCACCCCTGCTGCTCCAAAGTCGCTTGCGGCGCCTAGTCTCAGCAGCGATAACAGCGAGTCAGAGAAAATGCGTCAGCTCAAATGGTTCAGCAGCAGTGTCGACGCCCCATTCTTCATCTCCCCAAAGCATGACGGTGTGCGCCTCATCTCGTATGTCCCTCCTACGACAGCAACAACGCcgccgttgtcgtcgtcgcagcACGCGTCAAATAAGAAAAGGACGAAGAGGGGCGCCACCACGGGCAAGTCtccgccgctgacgacgTGCTACTCGCGCTACGGACGGCCCATCTACGGTCTCTTCTGGATtgaagaggagctgcgcctcctgcggGCTCTCTGCGGCGACGCCTCACTCATCATCGACGGGGAGCTGTATCTGCACCGGACCGACATGGAGGCCTCGCAAGCAGGGCAGCAAGGCCAGCCTAAAGCCCCAGATAGTAGGAGGAAGAAACCAGCTAGAACTGGGCTGCCGTCTTCCAATGCCGACGGCGCTCGCCCTCTGCCCACTAGAGCCGACACCTTCCATAGCGGCTTTCTCGCCGTCTCTGCGCTTGTCCATAGATTTCGCGGCTCCGCCAGCCAGTGCACGAGCAAGGAAGGTGTCCTGCAGTACGTCCCCTCTCTACCTCGCCTCTGCGTATTCGATGTTCCGTCCTACAGCCCGTGCGCCAATCCGCTAGCCCCCCTCACACGCACGCTGCCGACCGCCATCTCAGCAGTGTCACGTCTTCACTCCTCGACCAAAGCCTCCGTGACGGATGGTGGGGGCTCTCAGCGAGTCTTGGCAGAGATCCAGCGTGTCCGCAGCGACGTTATCAGCGCACTTCGACTCAATGatgtggagcagctgcgcatcgtcCCCAACTTGACACTCTTCTCGCATCGACTCCGCACCATGCACTATCTCTTCGAGCTGCTCTCACGCGCCATGGAGTCGCCGGTGCTGCTACAGCACTTCTGCCCCACAGCTGCGTCCCTGTGCAACGCAAGAAAGACACGCGCGGCTGGCGATTGGCGAACGCCTACAGCCATAGCGGCGCAAATGCAGCCCCTACATAGCGGAATCGCTCCGTATCACGGCGGACACTTCGTGTCTCGCATCCCGTATCAACTCGTGGCGTCCCTCGAGGACACCACGCAGCGGGTGCTGCCCGTGTACCTGAATGCGGGCTACGAAGGCGCCGTCATTCGCGCTCCGGTGAACACATACGAATTCAAGGAGAAGACGAAGGGcacgctcgctgcgctggtCGCTCCGCTTCTGCGGGCCACTGAGACGACAAAGACTCGCCGAAGTCTGCACCTGCGCGGGAAAAACGCTGGCGGAAGGGAAGTGAGTGGTCGCAGCGCCCGAAACCGTGCCGCTCTGCTACTCTCCCTAAACACCGGAACTGCACGAGGCGCAGCTACACCACTGATGGTGCGCGCATACAGGGGCAATGTTCCTTGTTGTGAACCAGCGCAACCCGCCTCGCCCGCTGATGCAGGCCTCACTGATGCTGAGCTGGATGTACTGGATGTTGTAGCCATGGGCCGCCGGGCGATCTTGCAAAGCGCAAAACTGACGTGGCGCTCAATGACCGCTGTCAAAGTACTTACATATCACGATCGCGAGTACCCCATCCTTCGCccgctgctgaaggagcCGTCGACAAACCCCAGAACGCGGGAGCTGGTGTCCATTCCacgagcacgcgcgcgtgcactcGGATACCTCATAAAGCCAAACGCCGACGTAGCAGTCAGCAGTGGCGACAGGGAGACCACGCTGACTCCTGCCACCCCACAACGTGAGAGGAAGAATACCATGAGGAACGACACCACTACTGACACGGGTGCGGCTGTGTGCTTCTACGGACTTCAATGCTTGGCTGAGAATGGACTGGTCTTTAACGTTTCCCTTCCAAAGCTGACCCTCGCTCAACAGAGgacactgctgcagcacctcctcagTGCGGGCCGCGACGTGATGCGGAATAGAAGCCCCTCCGCATCTCCCACCAAGACGCGTAATAACAACAAGAAGTTGAACGTCAAGGGACCGTATGAGGAGGCTGCCTCTCTGAGGCCCTCTAAGATGGTCTCGCTCACAGGGCTCTACGCGACAGTGAAGTTCAGCACCCTCACGGAGCACGGTCTGCCGCGTTTTGGCAGCGTCAAGGCCATTCGTGGCGGTAAAGGGTGGTTCATGTGA